TCAACAGTGCGCTTGCCCGCACCGCTGAGGTAGCACCAGGATCTTGCTTAGAGCATAATCAGCGTATACATGTACCATCTACTTCCTCTATAtttttacatgtcacattaGATTTGTTCTAAACCTGTCCAACATTAaccaaattatagaaaaatataacatcTATAATACCAAATTTATTTTATTAAATCTACTATAGAATATACTTTGATAGTGTATATATTTGGTAGTATAGTTCTTGTTGTATTgttctataaatttgatcaaagttgGACATGTTTAACTAAAGAAAAATCTAATATGACATGTGAAATaaaaacggaggaagtacatgtGAGCATTTGTAGACTACATGGCATATTAGTAACAACGGAGAACAAACGCATCCAAGATACGATTACCAATGCAACTGACGATATTTTATATACAATACTCTAATTATTATAGGTCACGTCTTTATGTAATAATTAATTAGAATAGAGTCAATAAGAAATAATTTATTACACGACGTTTCGTATAAAAAATTTGTAGACAGTTTTTTGGAACATTTGTACACATGCCTAATTATTCAGCACGCTCGTGGCAATATCCTGTTGCCATATCATTTTGAGACAATCTAATAGCTAAGGCTATCCACACCGCTCAGCTGTAAAACACCCCCTACCGCAAATATACCAGTCAAACTCACGCACCGCTATCTTCTTCCCAATCCCTCCGTTCGCTACAGCGAAACTGGAAACCCAACGCGCGAGCTCTCCGCCGCTATCCTCTCCACCGCAGCAGCCGCTCCTCTCGCGGCAGCCGTGCGAAGTGTCCGCGTCCTCCCCGATGGCATCTTGGAGAAGCTGGCGGTCTCGCTCAAATCCGAGGGCATTGGGgacggaggggaggaggaggcagcgcccGCCGGAGAGTGCAGGGACGGGTCAGCGAAGGGggccggcggtcggcggcggcgcagagagAGGCAAGCACAGACAGACACGGAGGAGAGCTCTACAACGCGGTCGCCCATTCGCCATCGACGGAGAAGGTAATTCCTATCCCTACTGCAGCCTCTAGATCCGGAGGTGCTCGCCCGCCGTGGCCGTTGCGACCTGCCGCAGTGGCCCCATCGGCCCCGCCACGGTCGGCCCGCCATCCCTGCgagccgccgcgctcgcccccGGCACCGCCGTGGCGCTCGGCCCCCAGCACCGCTGCTCCACTGTCTACCTCTTTTCCTTTTCGTTTTGCTATCTCCTATCCGTCATACTCCTGAAGATGAATATTGGCTCTACTCCTGAAGTGCTTAAGTTCATAAACCATGGCAAAAATGCATATGTTCCTGAGTCACAACATAGAACTATACACGACAACACTCTTATATTATACAACTAGTAGATGTCAATCGTAATCCAGCAGGATTGTGAACAAAGCTGTTCATAAATGAATCTGCAACAAGTAAAATCGAGCTTAGAAACATTGTCTGCTACTCATATTTGAATTGCACTCAGTTGCAAACAGAGGAAGCAAAAGAAAAGTATGTGCATTACTGTCGAGGTGTATAATCAAATATTACTAGGGACACCATTAAATAAAATGTGGTACTGGTACAGATAATAACAGTGACATCGAGAGCAAAGCATAAGGGACCATGACTTGCATATGAATAACAGTATCATGTTGAATATTTATTTCAGAAGACCAACACTTTAGATTTGCAAGGtttttttgaagtttttgaaAAAGAGATGTCAATGATGTGAGGGTTTTTATGCTGCCCAAAATAGGCCTTtgctctagatttttttttatcttcattATGCGTCTATGTTCCACTGCATATATGTTGTATTGTGATGCTTGCACATATGTGTGTGCCTGTGGTGGGCAGCATATGCCTTTCATGCATACTTCTTGGCATATATGCATTTAGCTAGTTAGAGTTATGCAACAACCACATTCAAAAATGTTCTATCTTCCACTCATTCTGACCAACACTAGGAGCATTCATTTCAGGGGCAATGTTCTGTCATCCATTGCTATTTAATTAGGGTTCAGACACTTTGGCACCAAAACTTAGCATGTTGCCAAAACATTTGATGGTGCATATGTATTTAGAATcttgtagtcttttcttcatgTTTTAAAATAGAGCAAGATGAATACTTATTGTACCATTTACTTCATGTTATTGTAGGATGAATCAAAATAATTGTGATGAAGCTGGTGATGACATTACCGGTTTCGGCTGGGGTCTTCCAATGGCAGACTTCTATGGAGGGTGGAACCCAGGGTTACAACCATCTGCTCAGCAGTACCCATTTTTCCAGGGAGGGTGGACCGCAGCTCTGAACCAAGGGTTCATGCCACCCCATGCTCAAAATCAGCCTGTCGCTGCAATGGTCGAGAGTGTTCAGCCAGCAGTAATGAAAGAGAGTCAGGGTGATGGGGAAGGAGCATCAGTGGCAGCTGGTCAACGACGCAAGGTCGGACCTAGTCGAATCAAGTTATCCAACTTCTCCCCAAAAGAAGATGTGTTCCTTGTGAAGTCATGGTTGGAAATTAGCTGTGACCCAATTATAAACACTGAGCAGAAGAAGGAGGGGTTCTGGGCTAGGATTACAAGCCAATACAATAACAAGAGGGGTTCCTTTCATGAGAGAAGTTTCATATCGCTGCAGAGTCGTTGGGAAACTATCAAGGCTGAAACAAGTAAATTTGCAGGGCACATGGCAAATGTTCTTCGAGACAATCCGAGCGGGATGAGTGATGCAGATAAGGTGAGGGAGATGATCTGTTATTGGTATTTGGTTTCAATTACAATTTGCTTCATAATTTAACATTGTGTACCTTTTTTGTAGACCTCTTTAGCTCTAGCTAACTTTGCAGACATCGAAGAATACCCTTTTATTTACATGCATTGCTGGGATTTGCTGAAGGACGAGCCTAAGTGGATGGAGCTCAACATTAGAGGGGCACGACCTGGAGATGACGATGCAATAGCCGATCACATTCCCACAGCCGATTGTGACCTGGAGACACCATCTTCTCAGTACTCAGGGAGCAAGAGGCCTATGGGGAGGGATGCAGCTAAAAGACAAGCTAAGAAATCAGCCTCTTCCTCCCCGTTAGATTCATCTCAGTATGTTTCAAAGTTGCAGGACCTGTCCATACAAAAGATTTCAATATGGCAAGAAGAAAATGCGAAGAAAGGCTCTCGCTATGAGAAAATGGCAGCCATCGAGTCACAAAGGTACGATGAGGTGCGGCAACACAATCAGCACATGGTAGCAATTGAGGAAGAGAAACTGCAGATCATGCATACAAAAGCTGACATACTACAAACACATGAGGAAAAGCGCATCCTCGGGATTGATCTCGACAAGTGTGCTCCGCGCCTCCGCATGTACTATGAAAAGAAACAACAAGAGATACCTAAGAACATTGGTGCCGATGGAGACGATAGCGTAGACCCTTAAACTAGTGTTGTAATGTGCTACTAGTTGTTGTGTACTAGCTATGTTGTACTACTAGTTGCTGTGAACATTGGTCCCATGTTGCTGTGTTGTACTACTAGTTGAGGCTACCTTGAAGTGGCTGTGTTGTACTAATAATTGTGAACCCATGTTGCTGTGTTGTACTAATAATTGTGAACCCATGTATTAGTACTGTGTTGCATTAAGGATTGTTCAACTGACCAGGCTGCTGTTCCTCTACAATTTTTGTTGTGTTATTACCCAGGATTGTACTGTGTTTCATCATGATTGCTGCTGCCTGCCTGTATTACCCATTTCATCATTTAGCATCTACAGTCTTTCCTTACCTTTCCTATGCTACTATGCTTTGTGAAAAGTCCAGTTGTTCTTTTGGAGATGATCATGGCATTCTGGCATTTCAGTTTACTCCAACTTTTATGGAATTCAGGTGCGTGAATGCCAAAGGGAATGATGCTGGCGACTGTGACAAATTTGCCAAGTACTACATGTCTCTTTGCCCTAGAGAATGGGTGAGTGCATTTTCCTTACTGCTGCCATTGTTAACCATGCTTATGGGGAACATATCTTTTTGAATGAAGTACTCCAAGTCTAGTATTGTGCCTTCCATACCAGTGACAAGAATAGAGCTCAAGGCCTGCTGACAAACAACAAAATTCTGGAGCTTTGCAGAAGACTAGTTCTTGAGCTTAAGGCCTTCCATATCATTTTGGTGCTTAATTAAATTACAGGGTAGATTTCCTTTTGCGCACATTTGTTTGAACTACATATGTACAAGACACAAAGAGTTTAATGGAGTCCCTTATAGTCCTTCAACTATAGGAGTTGTGAGtgtttcaaaataaaatttaatATGTCAAATCAGCAATTAATTTCACCTCTATTATGTTAGCAGTCAGTCTTACACAATGTTATAGATTCAAGAATCCTTCCAATCTCAACTCATCAAAACAAGCTGAAGCATAGTATTGGCTTGATGACTTATATAATGAACATAAAAACAGTACAACGGTATAATTTCAGGTAAGATAGGTTACAGGGGCAACTCTTGAGGAAGCAAGTAACAAATTCAAAGGGAAATCAATGTGAGCTCTGATGTTCTGATGAATACTTGAGCACCAAAAATAGCAGATTTGTTTCTCTAGTTTTTAAACAGCTGTTTCTGCATAAGTTTTCAGAAGTACCTTGTCTGCATACTTATTCACCAATGAAGCTAGTTCAGATTTAGGAGTACATCCTCCAAACAAAGAGCAATAATTTGTTCACAAAATTCCTGACAACAAAAGGAACAATAATTTGTTCACAAAATTCCTGACAACAAAAGAGCATGAGAGAATCAGCATGCCCCAGCATGCTCAGCCTCTCTGTACTTCTAACCCATGTCAAACAAAACCTGGAAGAAATTCAATTGAAAAAGGCCCATTTCAGCATAGTTCATCTTCTAGCAGGTTACAAAACAACCAGTATGGATGGTAGTAATGACTACATACATAATAGGATTACAATGTTTATGACAGCATACATAACAGGATTATAATATTTATGACTGCATACATAACATGATTACAATATTAGGATGAACCATGCAACATCAATTGGTATTCGATAAGATCCATCTGCAACTGGCTATGGATGGCAGTATTCTTCAACTTATGATGTTTATTAATATACTCCACTCTCTCTTGGGTTATAGTCTGGTATGGAGTAGCAGGAATCCCAACATTGTTGTAGTTCGTATTCTTTGCAAGTTTCCCTTCATCCTCGATAATCATATTATGCATAATTATGCATGCTATCATAATGTCCCTAATCTGTTCACAATTCCAACCATATGCAGGGCCTCGAACAATAGCCCACCTAGACTGAAGGACACCAAAAGTGCGCTCCTTAGCAAAGTGTGCTGCCTTCGTATCCACGGGATGGGAAACTGTCTTCACAAAAGCCGACCAATTGGGGTATATACCATCAGCAAGATAGTAACACATGTCATACGTGTGACCATTAACGGTGAATGATACCGGAGCTGCTTGGCCTTTCAAATATGCGGAGAAGACGTGCGACTTTTGAAGGACATTAATATCATTGCAGCTGCCTGGCATGCCAAAATAGGCATGCCATATCCAAAGGTCATGCGAAGCTACCGCCTCAAGTATCATGGATGGATGCTTCCCACGCCTTGTGAACATGCCTTTATATGCCGAGGTGCAATTGCGCCACTCCCAGTGCATACAATCAATGCTTCCCAACATTCCCGGAAATCCACATTGCTCTCCAATTCTAAGAAGCCGTGCTACATCTTGAGCATTCGGAGCACGTAGATAGTACTCCCCGAATACAAAAATGATAGCCCGACAAAAATGGTGGAGAGCCTTACAAGCAGTTGACTCACCAATACGAACATACTCATCTACAACGTTAGCAGGTAGACCATATGGAAGAATGCGAATAGCAGCAACTGCCTTTTGCAAACCATTGAGCCCAAGACAGCCAATGGCATCCTCCTTTTGCTTGAAGTAGGATTCTGCACCTTCAATCGCTTCGACAAGGTGCTCAAACACATGGACGCGCATTCGAAACCTGCACACAAAGATAAGGTCTGTCAATGTACTGCAAAGTAACCCATGAAGCAATCCATGACTACCAGAAACACACCGTCGACGGAACTGAAACGCCGAGTAAACAAGATTGGGACCAAAGTAGTCAGCATGGATCCTCGTATCCCCGACCGCATGATCCCTCTGTCGGATCTGCTTTGGTGGACCATTGGAACGATGTCTACGACGAGAGGGTCCAGCATTCTCGAGCTCGAACGACTCTAGTACCTCCAAGTCATTGTCATCAACAATCAAATAAAAATCATCttcgtcatcctcttcctctgtcaCCCACGTTCTACACATGGAAGAACCAAAGTAGCCTGCCATGACCGTGGAGGGAACGTGCGACGGGTGGACAGAACAGGACCTTAATGGAGTAGAGGGAACAGGCGACGGACCCTAGCAGCCAGCCATGTCGAGATCAAATCCGGCTATTTGGGCTGCCAGATGGAGTATATGATAGTTCAAATGGATGCTTCTAGGCCATGGCCACTTGTTGCTACAAGGAATCGACAAGGAACTCACCGGACAGGAAGGGAGACGGCAGCGCagtcggtggcggcagcggcggttcGTTGAGTTGGGGATGTGGTTCGTTGGGGTTGGGGATGGTTTACAGAAGCCTGCGCGGCAGCGTTACAAGGTTATTATCTGTACAGACCCGATGGGCCATGTGGGCCAT
This portion of the Setaria viridis chromosome 7, Setaria_viridis_v4.0, whole genome shotgun sequence genome encodes:
- the LOC140223435 gene encoding uncharacterized protein → MAGYFGSSMCRTWVTEEEDDEDDFYLIVDDNDLEVLESFELENAGPSRRRHRSNGPPKQIRQRDHAVGDTRIHADYFGPNLVYSAFQFRRRFRMRVHVFEHLVEAIEGAESYFKQKEDAIGCLGLNGLQKAVAAIRILPYGLPANVVDEYVRIGESTACKALHHFCRAIIFVFGEYYLRAPNAQDVARLLRIGEQCGFPGMLGSIDCMHWEWRNCTSAYKGMFTRRGKHPSMILEAVASHDLWIWHAYFGMPGSCNDINVLQKSHVFSAYLKGQAAPVSFTVNGHTYDMCYYLADGIYPNWSAFVKTVSHPVDTKAAHFAKERTFGVLQSRWAIVRGPAYGWNCEQIRDIMIACIIMHNMIIEDEGKLAKNTNYNNVGIPATPYQTITQERVEYINKHHKLKNTAIHSQLQMDLIEYQLMLHGSS